The DNA region CGGGAAGAACCGCTCCCCGCGCCGGGTGAGTGCCGGTCACCGACTCTGCCCCGCCCGCGCACCGGCGCCGACGGGGATCGGACACCCAGTTCCCGCACCCGCCGTCGCCGCCGTCAGCCCACGCCGCCGCTGTCAGCTCGCACCGTCGCCCGCCGTCGCCGCTGTCAGCCCACGCCGCCGCTGTCAGCTCGCACCGTCGCCCGCCGTCGCCGCTGTCAGCTCGCGCCGCTGTCAGCTCGCGCCGCCGTCAGCTCGCGCCGCCGTCAGCTCACGCCGCGGGCGGCGACCGTACGGGCCTGGCCGTCGTGCAGCCGGTACGACAGTCCCACCACCGCGAGCCGCCCCTCGGCCAGCCGGGAGGCCAGCAGCTGGGAACGCTCCAGCAACAGGTCCACGGTCTGACGGATGTGCTCGTCCACGATCGCGTCCGGATCCTCGATACCCGCCGCCCGCGCCGACAGCACGCTCGGCGTCACCCGCTCCACCACGTCCCGCACGAAGCCGCCCGGCAGCCTGCCCCCCTCCAGGGACGCCAGCGCCGCCGCCACCGCGCCACAGGAGTCATGACCGAGCACCACCACCAGCGGACAGTCCAGCACCGCCACCCCGTACTCGACGCTGCCCAGCGCCTCCGCACCGGTCACGTGCCCGGCGGTGCGCACCACGAACAGGTCACCCAGACCCCGGTCGAAGATGATCTCGGCGGCCAGCCGGGAGTCCGAACAGCCGAACAGCACCGCGAAAGGCCTCTGCACCGGCGCGAGCGCGGCCCGCCGCCCGGCGTCCTGGTTGGGATGATCGGGACTGCCGGCCACGAACCGGGCATTGCCCTCCAGCAGCACCCGCAGGGCCTCGTCGGGATCGGACACCGGGCCGGATATCGGGGAGGGGATCATGCCTGCCACCCTAGAACGCCCCCGACCGGACCCGCAGCCCGGGGCCCCGGCCTCACGGGGCCCGGCACAGCACCAGCACCGTCACGTCGTCGCGGCTGCGCCCGCCGCTCCAGCGCCGCGCGCGCCCCTCCAGCGCCCCGGGCAGCTCGGCCGCCGGGACCCCGGCCAGCTCCGCCAGGCCCCGCTCGGCCGGGTAGAACGCGCCGAAGGCGTCCTGGGCCTCGGTGATGCCATCGGTCAGCAACACCAGCACCCCGCCCTCGGGCAGGCCGAAACACCCCACCGCGCGCGGCTGCCCGACCAGCGCCGCAAGCCCCAGCGGCACCCCGCCCGGCAGCGCGACAGGCTCCACCCGGCCGTCGGCGCGCACCAGGCAAGGGGCCAGATGGCCACAGTCGACCGCCCGCACCCCGCCACCGCGCCGCACGCACAACACCGTCGCCGTGACGAAGCGCTCCAACTCGCCACTCTGCACGGCGTAGGCGTTGTGCCGCTCGACCGCCGCCTCCAACGCGTCGGCCACGGCCGTCAGCTCCGCCTCCCGGAACGCCGCCTCCCTGAAGGCGCTCAGCACCGCGAAGCCCGTACCGATCGCGCCAAGCCCCTTGCCCTGCACGTCACCGATCAGCACCCGGGTACCGTGCGGGGTCTCGGCGACGTCGTACAGG from Kitasatospora cathayae includes:
- a CDS encoding PP2C family protein-serine/threonine phosphatase translates to MDIDAPGTIAAPAVPGFEGHGAAPRAPGNGAVALGVLVATALVLLAQAASGSGSRLVLLLVFLPALLAGLGTVAQTVAVSVWVTGVVVVHSALYPPSDPAARLGMLLGVVAAEAAVIGLCARRVRRERQLFRMRQSAVALQRQLLRPLPVRTAELDLFGLYRPVEEDTLVGGDLYDVAETPHGTRVLIGDVQGKGLGAIGTGFAVLSAFREAAFREAELTAVADALEAAVERHNAYAVQSGELERFVTATVLCVRRGGGVRAVDCGHLAPCLVRADGRVEPVALPGGVPLGLAALVGQPRAVGCFGLPEGGVLVLLTDGITEAQDAFGAFYPAERGLAELAGVPAAELPGALEGRARRWSGGRSRDDVTVLVLCRAP
- a CDS encoding carbonic anhydrase, with the protein product MIPSPISGPVSDPDEALRVLLEGNARFVAGSPDHPNQDAGRRAALAPVQRPFAVLFGCSDSRLAAEIIFDRGLGDLFVVRTAGHVTGAEALGSVEYGVAVLDCPLVVVLGHDSCGAVAAALASLEGGRLPGGFVRDVVERVTPSVLSARAAGIEDPDAIVDEHIRQTVDLLLERSQLLASRLAEGRLAVVGLSYRLHDGQARTVAARGVS